From Saprospiraceae bacterium, one genomic window encodes:
- a CDS encoding T9SS type A sorting domain-containing protein, which translates to MKANLPLLSGNLRKYKWILVSFIIGLINTYFCYSQDCTSDTIPPTPVLYTELLLDMDFDKGFGVLRPQDFDKGSYDNCDSSVQIYFYSKNYEYQEIHLAKNALGYPQSVWLELVDQTGNSSKAMARYMIRHGACDSLVSKPQFSCKTDHIIPIFNQVQLTPETLINFGSYDFCSFVKFSFDEQGSIDKITRKNSDIGKTEMFTIYGMNQSGQTSFCNINIQFVEHKSGCENDRIAPVIKCRDTFLVNDTHRDVHAKELILSAVDDCEISHLQYYYSGQFSNLFEIVTRSKSANVLVQAYDLRGNSSYCKVILKADQSLSICTEDSIKPYGRCVKLKKLFIDKEDYQISSTALLEAFGDNCPGPLDLSFSTNPVDSIYTLKNVDYGNHVQLEVLVTDQQKNTSSCKSIILPVDMRPCQNDTTPPVIKCKEHTVIETNGDCGNETVHLASFLKNYGDNCSNTRLSFVDSEYWGCYGDWIEIFMLEMHLPGMWIYAKDEKGNNDSCFASFEFRPWTNTSIPINITDATDNGRLYESKLSMGAISNENRYLRIEPFRINDRLISISHYQDEKIKTLDLTYNKLGFERNNVSSEDIQLLGNLIVDTVLKHSLSNLYYMDIDQNDTLDIRDALLIKKYIFGDTSHNMVFSSIEPVFVEENERVIGKKIEYKNFTEKDPVRLFYNQHGNYYDSYSGQFTPFPPKFLKATGPPVTWYYKDKRLTRGQEIWVDINLYTKNQVFMTQGSFSFKKDFAIIDSVYTKSFPLIYQMRNNGIAYCFVLNSQPNFHKNRANLRLKLKILNDAFLSEIIEYNPLISSFAVGYNGATYPIVIRKTGILLTEYEEHETPDFNHEVYVIKESSTSGRAVVKINLNSNQTINTQIVDLYGRLIAQSSQLLDRGEYKQEYPLIPGMYMVQIYNNNGSVRSIPIYFH; encoded by the coding sequence ATGAAAGCAAATCTCCCCTTACTTTCAGGTAACCTGAGAAAATACAAATGGATATTGGTTTCATTTATTATTGGTTTAATTAATACATACTTTTGTTATTCTCAAGACTGCACATCGGATACGATCCCTCCAACCCCTGTACTTTACACTGAGCTGCTGCTTGATATGGATTTTGACAAAGGATTTGGGGTGCTAAGGCCGCAGGATTTTGACAAGGGTAGTTATGATAATTGTGACAGCTCTGTCCAAATTTATTTCTATAGTAAGAATTACGAATATCAGGAGATTCACTTAGCCAAAAATGCCCTGGGTTATCCTCAGTCCGTTTGGCTTGAATTGGTGGACCAAACAGGTAATTCCTCAAAAGCAATGGCAAGGTACATGATCAGACATGGTGCCTGTGACTCATTGGTAAGTAAACCTCAATTTAGTTGTAAAACTGATCATATCATACCAATATTTAATCAGGTTCAATTGACACCAGAGACTCTTATCAACTTCGGGAGTTATGATTTTTGTTCGTTTGTCAAATTCTCTTTTGACGAACAAGGTAGTATTGACAAAATTACACGAAAAAATTCTGATATCGGAAAAACTGAAATGTTTACGATCTATGGTATGAATCAAAGTGGACAAACCTCATTTTGTAACATTAATATTCAATTCGTCGAACACAAATCAGGATGTGAAAATGACAGGATAGCTCCTGTGATCAAATGTAGGGATACATTTTTAGTCAATGACACACACCGAGATGTCCACGCCAAAGAATTAATATTATCCGCAGTGGATGATTGTGAAATTTCACATCTTCAATACTACTACTCCGGTCAATTTTCAAATCTATTTGAAATTGTAACCCGAAGCAAAAGTGCCAATGTTCTTGTTCAAGCTTACGATCTGCGAGGCAACTCAAGCTATTGTAAAGTCATTTTAAAAGCAGATCAAAGTTTAAGCATTTGCACAGAAGATAGTATAAAACCATACGGAAGATGCGTAAAACTCAAAAAATTATTTATTGATAAAGAAGATTATCAAATTTCCTCAACTGCTCTGCTCGAAGCATTTGGTGACAATTGTCCGGGACCCTTGGACTTATCTTTCTCCACTAATCCTGTGGACAGCATTTACACCCTGAAAAATGTCGATTACGGAAATCACGTCCAACTTGAAGTTTTAGTCACCGATCAACAAAAAAACACAAGCTCCTGTAAAAGCATCATCCTTCCTGTTGATATGCGCCCTTGCCAAAATGATACTACTCCTCCGGTCATAAAGTGTAAAGAGCATACTGTAATTGAAACAAATGGTGATTGCGGAAATGAAACAGTACATTTGGCAAGTTTTTTAAAAAATTATGGAGACAATTGTTCCAACACCAGGCTATCCTTTGTGGATTCTGAATACTGGGGTTGCTATGGTGATTGGATAGAAATTTTTATGCTGGAAATGCATCTGCCTGGAATGTGGATATATGCAAAAGACGAAAAAGGAAATAATGATTCCTGTTTTGCTTCATTTGAATTTAGACCCTGGACCAATACGTCAATCCCTATAAATATTACTGATGCTACAGATAATGGACGATTATATGAAAGCAAACTTTCTATGGGTGCAATATCTAATGAAAACAGGTATTTAAGAATAGAACCCTTTAGAATAAATGACAGACTCATCAGCATTTCCCATTATCAGGATGAAAAAATCAAAACTTTGGATTTAACTTACAATAAGCTGGGTTTTGAAAGAAACAATGTATCCAGTGAAGACATTCAATTGCTTGGTAATCTCATTGTTGATACAGTACTTAAACACTCTTTATCCAATCTATACTATATGGATATTGATCAGAATGACACCTTGGACATTAGAGATGCATTGCTCATTAAAAAATATATTTTCGGAGACACTAGTCATAATATGGTTTTCTCTAGTATTGAACCAGTTTTCGTTGAAGAAAACGAAAGAGTCATTGGAAAAAAAATAGAATATAAAAATTTCACCGAAAAGGATCCTGTCAGACTTTTTTACAATCAGCATGGCAATTATTACGATTCTTATTCAGGCCAGTTTACTCCTTTCCCTCCAAAGTTCTTGAAAGCAACTGGCCCCCCTGTCACATGGTACTACAAAGACAAACGGCTTACCCGGGGACAGGAGATATGGGTGGATATAAACCTCTATACAAAAAACCAGGTGTTTATGACACAGGGCAGTTTTTCCTTTAAGAAGGATTTTGCCATCATCGACAGTGTTTACACCAAGTCATTTCCTTTGATCTACCAAATGCGAAACAATGGAATTGCCTATTGCTTTGTATTGAATTCACAGCCAAACTTTCATAAGAACCGCGCAAACCTAAGACTCAAGTTAAAAATATTGAACGATGCTTTCTTAAGCGAAATAATAGAATATAATCCTCTGATTTCAAGTTTTGCCGTAGGCTATAACGGAGCGACGTATCCGATAGTCATCCGAAAAACGGGTATCTTGTTAACAGAATACGAAGAGCATGAAACACCCGATTTTAATCATGAAGTTTATGTTATCAAAGAATCATCAACTTCCGGTAGAGCCGTTGTAAAAATAAATCTGAATAGCAATCAGACCATTAATACTCAGATTGTTGATTTATACGGGAGATTGATTGCTCAGAGTAGCCAGTTATTGGATAGAGGTGAATACAAACAGGAATACCCGCTCATTCCAGGAATGTATATGGTCCAAATTTACAATAACAATGGCAGTGTCAGATCCATTCCGATTTACTTTCACTAG
- a CDS encoding nicotinate-nucleotide adenylyltransferase, which produces MRIGLFFGSFNPIHTGHLIIAQHLLNITNLEKIWLVVSPHNPFKEKSSLARDHDRFYLAQIAVEDNPQISVSNIEFSLPQPSYTIDTLTHLKEKYPSHQFSLIMGADNLVSLPKWKNYSLILEKHQIYVYQRSGSSIIDSTLRDHPSITITDAPLLDLSSTLIRSLLKAGKSVRYMVPEKVFEELQLTQLYR; this is translated from the coding sequence ATGAGAATTGGCCTTTTCTTCGGATCTTTTAACCCGATTCACACAGGTCATTTGATTATTGCACAACATCTGCTGAATATTACAAACCTTGAAAAAATATGGCTGGTGGTCAGCCCTCACAATCCATTCAAAGAAAAAAGTAGTCTGGCAAGAGACCATGACCGATTTTATCTGGCGCAGATTGCGGTTGAAGACAATCCACAAATATCCGTCTCCAACATCGAATTTTCATTGCCGCAGCCTTCTTATACCATTGACACCCTTACCCATCTCAAAGAAAAGTATCCAAGTCATCAATTTTCTTTGATCATGGGTGCCGATAATTTGGTGAGTTTGCCAAAATGGAAAAACTATTCCTTGATTCTTGAAAAACACCAAATCTATGTATATCAAAGATCGGGTTCATCGATTATTGATTCCACTTTGAGAGACCATCCTTCTATCACAATAACCGATGCTCCATTGCTGGATTTGTCATCCACCCTGATCCGATCGCTTTTAAAAGCAGGAAAATCTGTCCGTTACATGGTACCGGAAAAGGTTTTTGAAGAACTTCAACTGACTCAACTTTACAGGTAG
- a CDS encoding insulinase family protein codes for MKTNDTESSNPIVKIPALNWDLKFPVHHETYLESGARVFSLSPQSPNLCYFELVFENGRRSELYPLTARMTAAQIQEGSRDFTQKEIVDYFDFHGCNYSLIADLDFTVFSVSCLQKHFEKLFDFCIALLAFPSFPSDKLAQSKIFMKSQLGHQLAEPDYVSYREMTAHLYGADSFYAYNSSPELIDAVGRDHLVEYHRMNYAQDLLSIFYVGQEMEKPFWAAKLSSLPVKSAPAIPVKVFRYGMPVQKHFPIPHCSQTSLKMGCGLFAKSCQDYDGMYILNSLLGDYFGSRLMRNIREEHGLTYDIHSTLDIQLHGGCFYISAEINADEKQKTIDLIRLELQKLRTEPVPEDELQMVKNYLNGHLLRMTDGSFQSIQLLKILMMEFKTMEAFDRLVKKIRSIEQDELMQLAGKYLHEDKMSVVTAGI; via the coding sequence TTGAAAACAAACGATACCGAATCCTCCAATCCGATTGTAAAAATCCCTGCGCTAAATTGGGATCTTAAATTTCCGGTGCACCATGAGACCTATCTTGAGTCAGGAGCAAGAGTCTTTTCTCTATCCCCTCAAAGTCCAAATCTTTGCTATTTTGAACTGGTGTTTGAGAATGGCAGACGATCAGAACTTTATCCCCTGACCGCAAGAATGACTGCAGCGCAAATTCAGGAAGGAAGCAGAGATTTTACGCAAAAGGAAATTGTTGATTATTTTGATTTTCATGGCTGCAATTACAGTTTGATCGCAGATCTTGATTTTACGGTTTTTTCAGTGAGTTGTCTTCAAAAGCATTTTGAAAAATTATTTGACTTTTGCATTGCCCTTCTTGCCTTTCCTAGCTTCCCATCCGATAAACTGGCACAGAGCAAAATATTTATGAAATCACAATTGGGACATCAACTTGCTGAGCCTGATTATGTGTCGTACCGAGAAATGACTGCACATTTGTATGGTGCAGATTCATTTTATGCTTATAACTCATCTCCGGAACTGATCGACGCAGTTGGCAGAGATCATCTGGTTGAATATCATCGGATGAATTATGCCCAGGATTTGTTGTCCATATTTTATGTTGGGCAAGAAATGGAAAAGCCTTTTTGGGCTGCAAAATTATCTTCGCTTCCTGTCAAATCAGCACCTGCTATTCCTGTAAAAGTTTTTCGATATGGCATGCCGGTTCAAAAACACTTTCCCATCCCACACTGTAGTCAGACCAGTTTGAAAATGGGTTGTGGGCTCTTTGCAAAATCCTGTCAGGATTATGATGGTATGTATATTCTGAATAGTTTGTTGGGAGATTATTTTGGGTCAAGGCTGATGCGCAATATTCGCGAGGAGCATGGCCTCACCTATGATATTCATTCCACCCTGGATATCCAATTGCACGGAGGTTGTTTTTACATCAGTGCCGAGATCAACGCCGATGAAAAACAGAAGACCATTGATTTAATAAGGTTGGAATTACAGAAATTGCGGACAGAACCAGTTCCCGAAGATGAATTGCAAATGGTTAAAAATTACCTGAACGGGCATTTGCTTCGAATGACCGATGGTTCTTTTCAGTCCATTCAATTGCTAAAAATACTCATGATGGAATTTAAAACAATGGAGGCATTTGACCGGTTGGTCAAAAAAATAAGGAGCATCGAACAGGACGAGTTGATGCAATTGGCCGGGAAATATCTACATGAAGACAAAATGTCTGTTGTCACAGCGGGAATATGA
- the dnaN gene encoding DNA polymerase III subunit beta yields the protein MKFTASTSTLLKPLQTASVALTANPVMQVLEDFLFVLEGNKLSIAASNLEVTISTEVQVNGSENGKIAIPGKTLLETLKSLPEQPLHFVIDTDTRGIELTSSSGKYKLVGEKAEDFPEIEKPAEEDQIVMESIHIQRGIDKTVFAASNDEMRQAMRGINLTIDFNHVTFAATDAHKLVRYSFLDVRSDVASSLLFTKKSMLALKSILPKEGQVTIYFSKAKAFFAFDNIIFSTRLIEAKFPDYNAVIPTNNPNIMQVNREELITVLRRLMIFANKSTSQVVFNVQQSSLTINAQDLDFNNEATEQMECSYQGEPINLGLNARFVLEMLTVIESEMVRFEISSSNKPSLLLPTEQAAGEDLLMLVVTNY from the coding sequence ATGAAATTCACTGCCTCTACATCCACCCTTTTAAAGCCACTGCAAACCGCATCCGTTGCTTTGACTGCCAACCCCGTCATGCAGGTATTGGAAGATTTTCTCTTTGTTTTGGAAGGAAACAAACTTTCAATCGCAGCCTCCAATCTGGAAGTGACCATTTCTACGGAAGTGCAGGTAAATGGCAGTGAAAATGGAAAAATTGCCATTCCGGGTAAAACACTTCTCGAAACATTAAAATCCTTACCCGAACAACCGCTCCATTTTGTCATCGACACAGACACCAGAGGAATTGAGTTGACTTCATCTTCTGGTAAATACAAACTGGTAGGAGAAAAAGCAGAAGATTTTCCTGAAATTGAGAAACCTGCAGAGGAAGATCAGATTGTCATGGAATCTATTCATATCCAAAGAGGCATTGATAAAACGGTATTTGCCGCAAGCAATGATGAAATGCGGCAGGCCATGCGTGGAATCAATTTGACCATTGATTTTAACCATGTCACCTTCGCTGCCACCGATGCCCACAAACTGGTCCGGTACAGTTTTCTGGATGTCAGATCTGACGTTGCTTCCAGTTTGCTGTTTACAAAAAAATCGATGCTCGCCCTCAAATCCATTCTGCCCAAAGAGGGTCAGGTTACGATTTATTTTAGCAAGGCCAAGGCATTTTTTGCTTTTGACAATATTATTTTTTCTACCCGATTGATTGAAGCAAAGTTTCCAGATTACAACGCGGTTATTCCCACCAATAATCCCAATATCATGCAGGTCAATCGCGAAGAACTGATTACAGTGTTGCGCAGGTTGATGATTTTTGCCAACAAATCGACCAGTCAGGTAGTATTCAATGTTCAACAAAGTAGCTTAACCATCAATGCACAAGATCTTGACTTTAACAACGAAGCGACCGAACAGATGGAATGCAGCTATCAGGGTGAGCCCATCAATTTAGGATTGAATGCAAGATTTGTCTTGGAAATGCTGACAGTGATTGAATCAGAAATGGTCAGATTCGAAATCAGTTCTTCCAACAAACCATCCTTGCTATTGCCTACCGAACAAGCGGCAGGTGAAGATTTACTCATGTTGGTAGTAACCAATTACTAA
- a CDS encoding ABC-F family ATP-binding cassette domain-containing protein: protein MNYLTIEHASLSYGEKTLFSDIELKVNRADKIAIVARNGSGKSTLLRIAAGIDKLGGDHAKYWINKDIQTSYLDQDPEFQAGDSLLDTILEGHDEWIKPLKALHTAQKSHNDAEIQKALMLVDEAKAWEIENYVNELATKFKLPDLETPVANLSGGQKKRLAIVKALAGKPDFIILDEPTNHLDLEMIEWLENFLSQSNLTILMVTHDRFFLNNVCNQILELDMGILYKYMGDYEDFVEKKAMRMQNEAVVKDKLRKMLKRELEWVKRMPKARTTKSKSRVDAYHDKKASLEGPEALGEIEFEIEHTRLGSKVLELHNISKSFGSKPILEKFSYKFKPKDRIGIVGPNGMGKTTLLRLFTGMLPVDSGKIVIGDTVLFGFYEQDGIQLTEDKRVIDVIRSIADYIPLKKGLKLSAESLLERFLFPRPQQQVYVSQLSGGEKRRLYLLTILIKNPNFLILDEPTNDLDITTLNVLEDYLMDFPGVLLIVSHDRFFMDKIVDHLFVLEGNGRIRDYPGNYSSYREAILTEKTDIVKPPVTSVQPVQQEQRKIQQASKKEMQQLEKEMDRLSQERDKLVESFSSNLPGSAEFISNNKRLTEIQTRLDQIESRWMELADG, encoded by the coding sequence ATGAATTATCTAACCATTGAACACGCCAGCCTTTCCTATGGTGAAAAAACTCTTTTTTCAGACATTGAACTTAAAGTAAATCGAGCAGATAAAATTGCCATAGTTGCCCGAAATGGAAGTGGTAAATCCACTTTATTGCGAATTGCCGCAGGCATAGACAAATTGGGGGGCGACCATGCAAAATACTGGATCAATAAAGACATACAAACCAGCTATCTTGATCAGGATCCTGAATTTCAAGCGGGAGACAGTTTGCTGGATACCATTTTGGAAGGTCATGATGAGTGGATCAAACCACTCAAAGCATTGCACACCGCTCAAAAATCCCACAACGATGCTGAGATACAAAAAGCACTGATGCTTGTGGATGAAGCAAAAGCATGGGAGATAGAAAACTATGTCAATGAGTTGGCAACAAAATTCAAACTTCCAGATTTGGAAACACCGGTTGCCAATCTGAGTGGAGGTCAAAAGAAAAGACTAGCGATTGTCAAAGCGCTTGCCGGAAAACCAGATTTTATTATTCTGGATGAGCCTACCAACCATCTTGATCTTGAAATGATAGAGTGGCTGGAAAATTTTCTTTCTCAAAGCAATCTGACCATTCTCATGGTAACACACGATCGATTTTTTCTCAACAATGTCTGCAATCAGATTCTTGAACTGGATATGGGCATCCTCTATAAATACATGGGTGATTACGAAGATTTTGTCGAGAAAAAAGCCATGCGCATGCAAAATGAAGCGGTCGTAAAAGACAAGTTGCGCAAAATGTTAAAGAGAGAACTTGAATGGGTAAAAAGAATGCCAAAAGCCCGTACCACCAAGTCAAAATCTCGCGTCGATGCCTATCACGACAAGAAAGCAAGCCTTGAGGGGCCTGAGGCACTCGGTGAAATTGAATTTGAAATAGAACACACCAGACTTGGCAGCAAGGTTCTTGAACTTCACAATATTTCAAAATCTTTTGGGTCAAAACCCATTTTGGAAAAATTTTCCTACAAATTCAAACCAAAAGACAGGATAGGTATAGTCGGACCTAATGGAATGGGGAAGACCACTCTGCTGAGACTTTTTACGGGGATGCTACCGGTGGATTCAGGTAAAATTGTCATTGGCGATACGGTCTTGTTTGGTTTCTATGAACAAGATGGTATCCAATTGACCGAAGACAAAAGGGTTATTGACGTAATCAGAAGCATTGCAGATTATATTCCTCTGAAAAAAGGCCTTAAATTAAGTGCCGAAAGTTTGTTGGAAAGATTTTTATTTCCACGACCGCAGCAACAAGTGTATGTATCCCAATTGAGCGGAGGAGAGAAAAGAAGATTGTACCTGTTGACCATCCTTATAAAGAATCCCAATTTTCTGATTCTTGACGAGCCCACCAATGATCTCGACATCACTACCCTCAACGTACTTGAAGACTATCTGATGGATTTTCCGGGAGTACTATTGATTGTTTCCCACGATCGGTTTTTTATGGATAAGATCGTCGATCATCTCTTTGTGCTGGAGGGCAATGGCAGGATTCGGGATTATCCCGGAAACTACTCATCCTATCGGGAAGCGATCTTAACAGAGAAAACCGATATCGTAAAACCTCCGGTTACATCTGTGCAGCCCGTCCAACAAGAGCAACGCAAAATTCAACAAGCCTCAAAAAAAGAAATGCAGCAGTTGGAAAAGGAAATGGATCGACTGAGTCAGGAAAGGGATAAGCTGGTCGAATCCTTCAGTTCTAATTTGCCGGGCAGCGCTGAATTTATCAGTAATAATAAGCGTTTGACAGAAATTCAAACTAGGCTGGACCAAATTGAATCAAGGTGGATGGAACTAGCAGATGGATAA
- a CDS encoding SBBP repeat-containing protein has translation MQFKFTTLVFAFCMGLEFIASQTVKPSWAFGIGDTGPDAGNSLHIDPDGNLLITGFFRGNPDFDPGPGEFKLLSNGSEDVFVCKYDPSGHLIWAKNFGSRREDRGQQITTDTDGNIYISGYFRDAVSFDEENPDQKFFPKGFSDGFVLKLDKDGTFVWVKQIAGNLDDIPKCIAVDRENEILVAGYFQGTTDFDPSEDTLIFQSKGVNDVFILKLNQDGDLRWAKHLGGRFDDQASAVLIHPNNEITVTGNFLDSLDIDPGVGTYWLTSKASGDVFILRLDSEANFKWAGQFRSDRVVNNIGAYIDRQGFIYMTGFFDAQTDFNPGSDSLILDAPNTVGDIFVVKLDELGNLQWARKLGGDAHDVGLGITTDELGNVYTTGCYQMEADFDPGPGEVLMRSEGNHNNDIFVSKLNSNGEFVGCNSVNGPMNDIGFSLAANKQNQLFVTGIFTAKVTYNQIPDTTLLQSHGAEDLLLLRYDFDISQTINASLKSDWSIFPTLVDHTIHITCKECQSTPIEYKIFDLKGNLLLTRSISEKTELVAIPVLHLPSSFYILQLRDESETIGSFFYKR, from the coding sequence ATGCAATTTAAATTTACCACACTTGTTTTTGCTTTTTGTATGGGTCTTGAATTCATCGCATCTCAGACCGTAAAACCTAGCTGGGCTTTTGGGATTGGAGACACAGGACCTGACGCAGGAAATTCACTACACATAGATCCGGATGGAAATCTATTGATCACCGGATTTTTCAGAGGTAATCCTGACTTTGATCCCGGACCCGGTGAGTTTAAGCTGCTGAGCAATGGGTCTGAAGACGTTTTTGTCTGTAAATATGACCCCTCAGGTCATCTGATTTGGGCTAAAAACTTCGGCAGCAGAAGAGAGGACAGGGGGCAGCAAATAACGACAGATACCGATGGCAATATTTACATCAGCGGATATTTTAGGGATGCGGTATCATTTGATGAAGAGAATCCTGATCAAAAATTTTTTCCAAAAGGATTCAGCGATGGTTTTGTTCTCAAATTAGACAAAGATGGAACTTTTGTGTGGGTCAAACAAATCGCGGGCAATTTGGACGATATTCCAAAGTGCATAGCGGTGGATAGGGAAAATGAGATTCTGGTAGCAGGTTACTTTCAGGGTACTACGGATTTTGATCCTTCTGAAGACACCCTTATCTTTCAATCCAAAGGGGTCAACGATGTATTTATTTTAAAACTGAATCAAGATGGTGATTTAAGGTGGGCAAAACATCTTGGAGGAAGATTTGACGATCAGGCCTCTGCAGTTTTGATACATCCCAACAATGAAATCACCGTCACCGGAAATTTTTTGGATAGTTTGGATATTGATCCTGGGGTGGGAACCTATTGGCTTACATCAAAAGCTTCAGGAGATGTTTTTATCCTCCGGCTCGATTCAGAAGCCAATTTCAAATGGGCCGGACAGTTTCGTTCTGATCGTGTGGTCAACAACATTGGCGCGTACATCGACCGACAAGGATTTATCTACATGACGGGATTTTTTGATGCACAAACAGATTTTAATCCGGGATCCGATTCTCTGATTTTAGATGCTCCCAATACCGTCGGAGATATTTTTGTTGTTAAGTTGGATGAACTTGGAAACCTGCAATGGGCCAGAAAACTGGGAGGCGATGCACATGATGTAGGACTTGGAATTACTACCGATGAATTAGGCAATGTGTACACTACAGGATGCTATCAGATGGAAGCTGATTTTGATCCGGGTCCCGGTGAAGTACTGATGAGATCTGAAGGCAATCACAACAACGATATCTTTGTTTCCAAGCTAAACTCCAACGGTGAATTTGTAGGGTGCAATTCAGTCAACGGTCCAATGAATGACATTGGATTCTCCCTGGCCGCCAACAAGCAAAACCAACTGTTTGTGACCGGCATTTTTACAGCCAAAGTGACTTACAATCAAATTCCGGATACCACGCTCCTACAATCCCATGGTGCAGAAGATTTGCTTTTATTAAGATACGATTTTGACATCAGTCAGACAATAAACGCAAGCCTTAAATCGGATTGGAGTATTTTTCCAACCCTTGTTGACCATACTATTCACATTACCTGCAAGGAATGTCAATCAACGCCAATAGAATATAAAATATTCGATCTAAAGGGAAACTTATTATTAACCAGAAGTATCTCTGAGAAAACTGAACTGGTTGCAATTCCTGTACTTCATCTCCCCAGTTCCTTCTACATTTTACAGCTAAGGGATGAGTCGGAAACCATAGGAAGTTTCTTCTATAAAAGATAA
- a CDS encoding di-heme enzyme — translation MSLYFVLLFANFKTDKDGFQINSLEELGHFLFFDPLLSANGSKSCASCHDPVFSYSDGYKHSVGLYGDHVRRNTPSLLNVSERIALSWANDTLRSLESQMLRPLFSTHPPEMGVTGHEESILYNLSQKKYYQKAFKKIFPQSDPGIQFPNIIKAIAAYQKKLNSYNSAYDRYLESKDTAQFGYREKAGMDLFFSDRLSCGNCHNGRNLDEPDRGFEYANVGLYYCEEWYPNSDQGLFEITSDSTDIGRFRIPSLRNVALTAPYFHDGSTETLHEVIEIYARGGRKNEKGSCVGDGRDHPNLDPRMSEFTLTSDEKAGLIHFLFSFTDTSYLKNPYFTNPFEDLPSHK, via the coding sequence TTGTCCTTATATTTTGTTCTTCTGTTTGCCAATTTCAAAACGGATAAAGACGGTTTTCAAATAAATAGTCTGGAGGAACTTGGTCATTTTTTGTTTTTTGATCCACTTCTATCTGCCAATGGTAGCAAATCCTGTGCTTCATGTCATGATCCGGTTTTTTCCTATAGCGATGGTTACAAACATTCTGTCGGACTTTATGGAGATCATGTCCGGCGAAACACTCCTTCTCTTTTAAATGTAAGCGAACGGATTGCTTTAAGCTGGGCCAACGATACCTTACGTTCATTGGAATCACAAATGCTTAGACCACTCTTTTCAACACACCCACCTGAGATGGGTGTCACCGGTCATGAAGAAAGCATTCTCTACAACTTGTCACAAAAGAAATATTACCAAAAGGCATTCAAAAAAATATTCCCTCAATCAGATCCGGGCATCCAATTTCCAAATATTATCAAAGCCATTGCTGCCTATCAAAAAAAATTAAATTCCTACAACAGTGCCTATGACCGGTATTTGGAATCAAAAGACACTGCACAATTTGGGTATCGGGAAAAAGCAGGGATGGACTTGTTTTTTAGCGATAGACTTTCATGTGGCAACTGTCACAACGGCAGAAATCTGGATGAGCCTGATCGCGGATTTGAATATGCCAATGTCGGTCTGTATTATTGTGAAGAATGGTATCCCAACTCTGATCAGGGTCTCTTTGAAATAACTTCAGACAGCACAGACATTGGAAGATTCAGAATACCCAGTTTGAGAAATGTCGCCTTAACCGCACCTTATTTTCATGATGGAAGCACAGAAACATTGCACGAAGTCATCGAAATTTATGCGAGAGGGGGCAGAAAAAATGAAAAAGGAAGCTGCGTGGGAGATGGCCGTGACCATCCCAACCTCGATCCCAGAATGAGCGAATTTACTTTAACTTCTGATGAAAAAGCAGGGCTCATTCATTTTCTATTTTCCTTTACGGATACCAGTTATTTAAAAAATCCTTACTTTACCAATCCATTTGAAGACCTACCCAGCCATAAATAA